One Luteolibacter flavescens genomic region harbors:
- a CDS encoding 3-keto-disaccharide hydrolase has product MKAQVLAILALLPSLHAADHPWVSLFNGKDLSGWTPKVSGHPLGANPHDTFRIEDGILKVSYDRYGKFDNQYGHLYSNLAYSRYILRMEYRFEGKMMADAPSYVNLNSGVMIHSQTPQSMGQDQHFPVSMEFQFLADEGKGKRSTGNVCTPGTHLELKGEKVTQHIVESTAPTFPADEWVKIEVEVRGNDEVIHRVNGQEVLRYQKPQLDPACRIAPVEPLVKAGAPIMLSYGHIALQAEGQGVWFRNIELKSLED; this is encoded by the coding sequence ATGAAAGCTCAGGTCCTCGCAATCCTCGCCCTGCTCCCGTCGCTCCACGCCGCGGATCATCCATGGGTGTCGCTCTTCAATGGCAAGGACCTGAGTGGCTGGACGCCGAAGGTGTCCGGGCACCCGCTCGGTGCGAACCCTCACGATACCTTCCGCATCGAGGACGGCATCCTGAAGGTGAGCTACGACAGGTACGGCAAGTTCGACAACCAGTACGGCCACCTCTACTCAAACCTCGCGTATTCCCGCTACATCCTGCGCATGGAGTATCGCTTCGAGGGCAAGATGATGGCCGATGCCCCGAGCTACGTGAACCTCAACAGCGGCGTGATGATCCACTCCCAGACGCCGCAGAGCATGGGGCAGGATCAGCATTTCCCCGTCAGCATGGAGTTCCAATTCCTCGCCGATGAAGGGAAGGGCAAGCGCTCCACCGGCAATGTCTGCACGCCGGGCACGCATCTGGAGCTAAAGGGAGAGAAGGTCACGCAGCACATCGTCGAGTCCACGGCGCCCACATTTCCCGCCGACGAGTGGGTGAAGATCGAGGTCGAAGTCCGCGGCAACGACGAGGTCATCCACCGGGTGAATGGCCAGGAAGTCCTGCGCTACCAGAAGCCTCAACTGGATCCCGCCTGCCGGATCGCCCCGGTGGAACCGCTGGTGAAGGCGGGAGCCCCGATCATGCTCTCCTACGGCCACATCGCGCTCCAGGCCGAAGGGCAAGGCGTGTGGTTCCGGAACATCGAGCTGAAGTCGCTGGAGGATTGA
- a CDS encoding ABC transporter ATP-binding protein: MDGPAVDIEYLRKRYGGFEALAGVALQVPRGSVFGLLGPNGAGKSTLVKSLLTIVRPSECRGSMLGQPIGHRKTLSRVGYLPEHARFPEYLTGREVIGYSAGLAGVPRGTTRERTARLLERVGMAEWGDKKLGTYSKGMRQRVGLAQALVNEPDIVFLDEPTDGVDPGGRIEIRKMIEGMRDEGRTVFVNSHLLAEVEQVADHVAILANGRVIETGTVAELTRRGRRYEVRTMGPVPPTIRAGLEREGLEVKGDLIILDADDATPVQPVIDLLRGAGVPIREIREAKFSLEDIFLQVVQGRKEAA; this comes from the coding sequence ATGGATGGACCGGCGGTCGATATAGAATACCTGCGCAAGCGCTACGGTGGCTTCGAAGCCCTCGCAGGCGTCGCCTTGCAAGTCCCGCGTGGCAGTGTCTTCGGCCTGTTGGGGCCGAATGGCGCGGGGAAGAGCACGCTGGTGAAGTCCCTGCTGACCATCGTCCGCCCCAGCGAGTGCCGAGGCAGCATGTTGGGGCAGCCCATAGGGCATCGCAAAACCCTGTCGCGCGTCGGCTACCTGCCGGAGCATGCACGCTTTCCGGAATACCTCACCGGGCGCGAGGTCATTGGCTACTCGGCCGGGCTGGCAGGTGTGCCCCGCGGCACGACTCGCGAGCGCACCGCGAGGCTGCTGGAGCGCGTGGGTATGGCGGAGTGGGGGGACAAGAAGCTGGGCACCTATTCGAAAGGCATGCGCCAGCGCGTGGGGCTGGCACAGGCGCTGGTGAATGAGCCGGACATCGTTTTCCTCGACGAACCCACGGACGGTGTGGACCCCGGCGGACGCATCGAGATCCGCAAGATGATTGAGGGCATGCGCGACGAAGGCCGGACGGTATTCGTGAACAGCCACCTTCTCGCCGAGGTGGAGCAGGTGGCCGACCATGTCGCCATTCTCGCGAACGGGCGCGTGATCGAGACCGGCACGGTGGCGGAGCTCACCCGCCGCGGACGCCGCTACGAGGTTCGGACGATGGGCCCCGTCCCGCCGACGATCCGTGCGGGGCTGGAGCGCGAAGGGCTGGAGGTGAAAGGGGATCTCATCATTCTCGATGCCGACGATGCCACGCCTGTGCAGCCGGTCATCGACCTCCTCCGCGGTGCCGGGGTGCCGATCCGCGAGATCCGTGAGGCGAAGTTCTCACTGGAGGACATCTTCCTTCAGGTCGTGCAGGGCAGAAAGGAGGCGGCATGA
- a CDS encoding L,D-transpeptidase, which yields MRLLVFLPALLLLPSCSLFRSGPPPKASYVMYEWDDDKGPGDVSVEIDLSSQIATYKRAGRTIGWSFVSTGKEGKSTSPGNYKVSEMMELKHSNLYGWITDPEGNVSNGDAQPTTPVPEGHTYHPAPMNHWMRLTWSGIGMHAGEIRQPGVAASHGCIRLPRDFVPKLYKVAKVGTPVKIIKSGAPKAELPRATADAGT from the coding sequence ATGCGCCTCCTCGTCTTTCTCCCCGCCCTCCTACTCCTCCCTTCCTGCTCCCTCTTCCGGAGCGGCCCGCCGCCAAAGGCCTCCTACGTGATGTATGAGTGGGACGACGACAAGGGCCCGGGCGACGTCTCCGTGGAAATCGATCTCTCCTCTCAGATCGCCACCTACAAGCGCGCCGGCCGCACCATCGGCTGGTCCTTCGTCTCCACCGGCAAGGAAGGAAAGTCCACCTCGCCCGGGAACTACAAGGTCAGCGAGATGATGGAGCTGAAGCACTCCAATCTCTACGGATGGATCACCGATCCCGAGGGCAACGTGAGCAACGGCGACGCGCAGCCGACCACTCCCGTCCCGGAAGGCCACACCTATCATCCCGCGCCGATGAACCACTGGATGCGGCTCACTTGGTCCGGCATCGGCATGCATGCCGGCGAGATCCGCCAGCCCGGCGTGGCGGCGTCCCATGGCTGCATCCGCCTGCCCAGGGACTTCGTGCCGAAGCTCTATAAGGTCGCGAAGGTCGGGACGCCCGTGAAGATCATCAAGTCCGGAGCGCCGAAGGCCGAACTCCCCAGAGCGACGGCTGACGCGGGGACTTGA
- a CDS encoding matrixin family metalloprotease: MMKRRFFLWASLATVTLGATAAEKPATIAVQPLGGVKAERLAVVKQGLEKAFGVTVVLLENRPLPKSALYAPRGRYRADTLLEHLRDITKAEHPVVIGITEKDISTTKDEHYDWGIFGLGEIDGRACIVSTFRLGARGADEAKLRERLRKVAIHEVGHVTGLQHCDDLGCVMQDAEASIATVDRETGAFCEKCKAASLKWLQEKSK; this comes from the coding sequence ATGATGAAGCGACGTTTCTTCCTCTGGGCCTCGCTCGCCACCGTCACCCTCGGAGCGACCGCGGCGGAAAAGCCTGCGACGATCGCGGTGCAGCCGCTGGGTGGCGTGAAGGCGGAGCGATTGGCAGTGGTGAAGCAGGGATTGGAGAAGGCCTTCGGCGTCACCGTTGTCCTCTTGGAAAATCGCCCTCTTCCCAAGTCGGCATTGTATGCACCGCGCGGTCGCTACCGGGCGGACACGCTGCTGGAACATCTCCGCGACATCACGAAGGCGGAGCACCCGGTGGTGATCGGCATCACGGAGAAGGACATCTCCACGACGAAGGACGAGCATTACGACTGGGGCATCTTCGGCCTCGGGGAGATCGACGGTCGGGCGTGCATCGTCTCCACCTTCCGCCTCGGGGCCCGCGGAGCGGATGAGGCGAAGCTCCGCGAACGCCTGCGGAAAGTGGCCATCCACGAAGTCGGCCACGTCACCGGCCTGCAGCACTGCGACGACCTCGGCTGCGTGATGCAGGACGCCGAGGCGAGCATCGCAACCGTGGACCGCGAGACCGGTGCCTTCTGCGAAAAGTGCAAGGCAGCGAGCCTTAAGTGGCTGCAGGAAAAGTCGAAGTAA